The Takifugu flavidus isolate HTHZ2018 chromosome 21, ASM371156v2, whole genome shotgun sequence genome has a window encoding:
- the cratb gene encoding carnitine O-acetyltransferase b isoform X2 has protein sequence MILRRVPAGRRTWLALVPQRLDACFFSSVPSQPVPPLAQTLQGYLKALEPLLPPQELSHTRRMVQEFGRSGGLGPQLQEGLERRAMLTKNWISPSWVQWAYLESRQPLPVHSSPAISLPRRDYNGWRSQLVFASKLIAAVLDFKAKINTGQLPVEHMRGKPLCMELYPLLFSSCRIPGPKHDYVTHHRRSPTHITVVRNYQFFQLEVYNSDGSRLTESQIHSQLLRIRSQSWKTDKEPMGILTSEHRHTWGQAYNRLLTDKLNRESVRMIETGLFSLCLDSPVMRISDEKYASRKAAQVLHGGGTFSNSGNRWFDKTLQFVVGEDGSWGLLYEQATAEGPPIATLLHHILDYCLINDLDVNVFNFKRFGKELPKQHRLSPHSFIQVAMQLAYYRVHNEVCATCDMVSQRMFRGGRTEFVRSPINQTLRFILAFDDASLSREAKVQLFREAVDAYSELIAQAFKGHGIDRHLLGLKLQAIEEGYSIPKVFMDTAYGVATHWKLRTGQVPANTDSVMCFGPLVPDGYAICYNPQADHVHFSITAFNCCEETNAEKLALTLKDTLCRLQELLQPTV, from the exons ATGATTCTGCGGAGGGTTCCAGCGGGGAGGCGGACATGGCTGGCCCTT GTTCCACAGAGGCTGGATGCGTGTTTCTTCTCCTCCGTGCCGTCCCAGCCGGTGCCCCCACTAGCTCAGACCCTGCAGGGCTACCTGAAGGCCCTGGAgccactgctgcccccccaAGAACTGAGCCACACGCGAAGGATGGTGCAGGAGTTCGGCAGGTCGGGCGGGCTTGgcccacagctgcaggagggccTGGAAAGGAGAGCCATGCTAACCAAAAactgg ATCTCGCCCTCCTGGGTCCAGTGGGCCTACCTGGAGAGCAGGCAACCGTTGCCCGTGCACTCAAGCCCAGCCATTTCTCTGCCACGGAGGGATTATAATGGCTGGAGGAGCCAGCTCGT GTTCGCTTCCAAACTGATCGCAGCAGTTCTGGACTTCAAGGCCAAAATCAACAC CGGCCAGCTGCCGGTGGAGCACATGCGAGGGAAGCCCCTGTGCATGGAGCTCtaccccctcctcttctcctcctgtaGGATCCCGGGTCCCAAACACGACTACGTCACCCACCACCGCCGCTCTCCCACACACATCACGGTGGTCAGGAACTATCAG TTCTTCCAGTTGGAGGTTTACAACAGCGACGGCTCTCGGCTCACCGAGTCTCAGATCCACAGTCAGCTGCTCAGAATCCGCTCTCAGTCCTGGAAGACGGACAAGGAGCCAATGGGCATCCTGACCAGCGAGCACCGCCACACCTGGGGACAGGCCTACAACCGCCTGCTGACAG ATAAACTAAACAGAGAGTCTGTGCGGATGATAGAGACGGGCCTTTTCTCTTTGTGTCTGGATTCTCCAGTGATGAGGATATCGGATGAGAa GTATGCCAGCCGTAAGGCAGCTCAGGTTCTGCATGGAGGCGGGACATTTTCCAACAGTGGGAACCGCTGGTTTGACAAAACGCTGCAG TTTGTGGTGGGGGAGGATGGCTCCTGGGGCCTCTTATACGAACAAGCCACTGCCGAGGGCCCCCCCATAGCAACACTGCTGCACCACATCCTTGACTACTG TTTGATCAATGATCTTGACGTGAACGTGTTCAACTTCAAGAGGTTTGGCAAGGAGCTTCCCAAGCAACACAGGCTGAGTCCTCACTCCTTCATCCAGGTGGCTATGCAGCTCGCCTACTACAG AGTCCACAACGAGGTCTGCGCCACCTGCGACATGGTCTCTCAAAGGATGTTTCGAGGAGGACGGACTGAATTTGTGCGCTCGCCCATAAATCAGACCCTCAGGTTCATCCTGGCCTTTGATGATGCGTCGCTGTCG CGGGAAGCCAAAGTCCAGCTGTTCCGAGAAGCTGTGGATGCTTATTCAGAGCTGATTGCACAG GCCTTTAAGGGACATGGAATTGATCGCCACCTGCTGGGCCTTAAGCTGCAGGCCATCGAGGAAGGATACAGTATCCCAAAAGTTTTCATGGACACGGCGTACGGCGTGGCGACTCACTGGAAGCTCAGAACcgggcag GTTCCTGCCAACACGGACAGCGTGATGTGTTTTGGCCCCCTCGTTCCTGATGGCTACGCCATTTGCTACAACCCTCAGGCCGACCACGTCCACTTTTCCATCACCGCCTTCAACTGCTGCGAGGAGACGAACGCAGAGAAACTTGCTCTCACGCTGAAGGACACCTTGTGTCGGCTCCAGGAGTTGCTGCAGCCGACCGTGTAG
- the cratb gene encoding carnitine O-acetyltransferase b isoform X1, with product MILRRVPAGRRTWLALVPQRLDACFFSSVPSQPVPPLAQTLQGYLKALEPLLPPQELSHTRRMVQEFGRSGGLGPQLQEGLERRAMLTKNWISPSWVQWAYLESRQPLPVHSSPAISLPRRDYNGWRSQLVFASKLIAAVLDFKAKINTGQLPVEHMRGKPLCMELYPLLFSSCRIPGPKHDYVTHHRRSPTHITVVRNYQFFQLEVYNSDGSRLTESQIHSQLLRIRSQSWKTDKEPMGILTSEHRHTWGQAYNRLLTDKLNRESVRMIETGLFSLCLDSPVMRISDEKYASRKAAQVLHGGGTFSNSGNRWFDKTLQFVVGEDGSWGLLYEQATAEGPPIATLLHHILDYCEKPDPKRAPLVPLPMPKKLYFHIDREIKRDIEHAKQNLDILINDLDVNVFNFKRFGKELPKQHRLSPHSFIQVAMQLAYYRVHNEVCATCDMVSQRMFRGGRTEFVRSPINQTLRFILAFDDASLSREAKVQLFREAVDAYSELIAQAFKGHGIDRHLLGLKLQAIEEGYSIPKVFMDTAYGVATHWKLRTGQVPANTDSVMCFGPLVPDGYAICYNPQADHVHFSITAFNCCEETNAEKLALTLKDTLCRLQELLQPTV from the exons ATGATTCTGCGGAGGGTTCCAGCGGGGAGGCGGACATGGCTGGCCCTT GTTCCACAGAGGCTGGATGCGTGTTTCTTCTCCTCCGTGCCGTCCCAGCCGGTGCCCCCACTAGCTCAGACCCTGCAGGGCTACCTGAAGGCCCTGGAgccactgctgcccccccaAGAACTGAGCCACACGCGAAGGATGGTGCAGGAGTTCGGCAGGTCGGGCGGGCTTGgcccacagctgcaggagggccTGGAAAGGAGAGCCATGCTAACCAAAAactgg ATCTCGCCCTCCTGGGTCCAGTGGGCCTACCTGGAGAGCAGGCAACCGTTGCCCGTGCACTCAAGCCCAGCCATTTCTCTGCCACGGAGGGATTATAATGGCTGGAGGAGCCAGCTCGT GTTCGCTTCCAAACTGATCGCAGCAGTTCTGGACTTCAAGGCCAAAATCAACAC CGGCCAGCTGCCGGTGGAGCACATGCGAGGGAAGCCCCTGTGCATGGAGCTCtaccccctcctcttctcctcctgtaGGATCCCGGGTCCCAAACACGACTACGTCACCCACCACCGCCGCTCTCCCACACACATCACGGTGGTCAGGAACTATCAG TTCTTCCAGTTGGAGGTTTACAACAGCGACGGCTCTCGGCTCACCGAGTCTCAGATCCACAGTCAGCTGCTCAGAATCCGCTCTCAGTCCTGGAAGACGGACAAGGAGCCAATGGGCATCCTGACCAGCGAGCACCGCCACACCTGGGGACAGGCCTACAACCGCCTGCTGACAG ATAAACTAAACAGAGAGTCTGTGCGGATGATAGAGACGGGCCTTTTCTCTTTGTGTCTGGATTCTCCAGTGATGAGGATATCGGATGAGAa GTATGCCAGCCGTAAGGCAGCTCAGGTTCTGCATGGAGGCGGGACATTTTCCAACAGTGGGAACCGCTGGTTTGACAAAACGCTGCAG TTTGTGGTGGGGGAGGATGGCTCCTGGGGCCTCTTATACGAACAAGCCACTGCCGAGGGCCCCCCCATAGCAACACTGCTGCACCACATCCTTGACTACTG TGAGAAACCAGACCCAAAGAGGGCGCCGCTGGTCCCGCTACCAATGCCCAAGAAGCTTTACTTTCACATAGACAGAGAAATTAAGAGGGACATAGAACATGCCAAGCAGAACCTCGACAT TTTGATCAATGATCTTGACGTGAACGTGTTCAACTTCAAGAGGTTTGGCAAGGAGCTTCCCAAGCAACACAGGCTGAGTCCTCACTCCTTCATCCAGGTGGCTATGCAGCTCGCCTACTACAG AGTCCACAACGAGGTCTGCGCCACCTGCGACATGGTCTCTCAAAGGATGTTTCGAGGAGGACGGACTGAATTTGTGCGCTCGCCCATAAATCAGACCCTCAGGTTCATCCTGGCCTTTGATGATGCGTCGCTGTCG CGGGAAGCCAAAGTCCAGCTGTTCCGAGAAGCTGTGGATGCTTATTCAGAGCTGATTGCACAG GCCTTTAAGGGACATGGAATTGATCGCCACCTGCTGGGCCTTAAGCTGCAGGCCATCGAGGAAGGATACAGTATCCCAAAAGTTTTCATGGACACGGCGTACGGCGTGGCGACTCACTGGAAGCTCAGAACcgggcag GTTCCTGCCAACACGGACAGCGTGATGTGTTTTGGCCCCCTCGTTCCTGATGGCTACGCCATTTGCTACAACCCTCAGGCCGACCACGTCCACTTTTCCATCACCGCCTTCAACTGCTGCGAGGAGACGAACGCAGAGAAACTTGCTCTCACGCTGAAGGACACCTTGTGTCGGCTCCAGGAGTTGCTGCAGCCGACCGTGTAG
- the cratb gene encoding carnitine O-acetyltransferase b isoform X3 has translation MAGGASSCEYCTQNLMGDHRSVANAALMSRRFASKLIAAVLDFKAKINTGQLPVEHMRGKPLCMELYPLLFSSCRIPGPKHDYVTHHRRSPTHITVVRNYQFFQLEVYNSDGSRLTESQIHSQLLRIRSQSWKTDKEPMGILTSEHRHTWGQAYNRLLTDKLNRESVRMIETGLFSLCLDSPVMRISDEKYASRKAAQVLHGGGTFSNSGNRWFDKTLQFVVGEDGSWGLLYEQATAEGPPIATLLHHILDYCEKPDPKRAPLVPLPMPKKLYFHIDREIKRDIEHAKQNLDILINDLDVNVFNFKRFGKELPKQHRLSPHSFIQVAMQLAYYRVHNEVCATCDMVSQRMFRGGRTEFVRSPINQTLRFILAFDDASLSREAKVQLFREAVDAYSELIAQAFKGHGIDRHLLGLKLQAIEEGYSIPKVFMDTAYGVATHWKLRTGQVPANTDSVMCFGPLVPDGYAICYNPQADHVHFSITAFNCCEETNAEKLALTLKDTLCRLQELLQPTV, from the exons ATGGCTGGAGGAGCCAGCTCGTGTGAGTATTGCACACAAAATCTGATGGGAGACCACAGAAGTGTCGCCAACGCCGCCTTAATGTCACGCAG GTTCGCTTCCAAACTGATCGCAGCAGTTCTGGACTTCAAGGCCAAAATCAACAC CGGCCAGCTGCCGGTGGAGCACATGCGAGGGAAGCCCCTGTGCATGGAGCTCtaccccctcctcttctcctcctgtaGGATCCCGGGTCCCAAACACGACTACGTCACCCACCACCGCCGCTCTCCCACACACATCACGGTGGTCAGGAACTATCAG TTCTTCCAGTTGGAGGTTTACAACAGCGACGGCTCTCGGCTCACCGAGTCTCAGATCCACAGTCAGCTGCTCAGAATCCGCTCTCAGTCCTGGAAGACGGACAAGGAGCCAATGGGCATCCTGACCAGCGAGCACCGCCACACCTGGGGACAGGCCTACAACCGCCTGCTGACAG ATAAACTAAACAGAGAGTCTGTGCGGATGATAGAGACGGGCCTTTTCTCTTTGTGTCTGGATTCTCCAGTGATGAGGATATCGGATGAGAa GTATGCCAGCCGTAAGGCAGCTCAGGTTCTGCATGGAGGCGGGACATTTTCCAACAGTGGGAACCGCTGGTTTGACAAAACGCTGCAG TTTGTGGTGGGGGAGGATGGCTCCTGGGGCCTCTTATACGAACAAGCCACTGCCGAGGGCCCCCCCATAGCAACACTGCTGCACCACATCCTTGACTACTG TGAGAAACCAGACCCAAAGAGGGCGCCGCTGGTCCCGCTACCAATGCCCAAGAAGCTTTACTTTCACATAGACAGAGAAATTAAGAGGGACATAGAACATGCCAAGCAGAACCTCGACAT TTTGATCAATGATCTTGACGTGAACGTGTTCAACTTCAAGAGGTTTGGCAAGGAGCTTCCCAAGCAACACAGGCTGAGTCCTCACTCCTTCATCCAGGTGGCTATGCAGCTCGCCTACTACAG AGTCCACAACGAGGTCTGCGCCACCTGCGACATGGTCTCTCAAAGGATGTTTCGAGGAGGACGGACTGAATTTGTGCGCTCGCCCATAAATCAGACCCTCAGGTTCATCCTGGCCTTTGATGATGCGTCGCTGTCG CGGGAAGCCAAAGTCCAGCTGTTCCGAGAAGCTGTGGATGCTTATTCAGAGCTGATTGCACAG GCCTTTAAGGGACATGGAATTGATCGCCACCTGCTGGGCCTTAAGCTGCAGGCCATCGAGGAAGGATACAGTATCCCAAAAGTTTTCATGGACACGGCGTACGGCGTGGCGACTCACTGGAAGCTCAGAACcgggcag GTTCCTGCCAACACGGACAGCGTGATGTGTTTTGGCCCCCTCGTTCCTGATGGCTACGCCATTTGCTACAACCCTCAGGCCGACCACGTCCACTTTTCCATCACCGCCTTCAACTGCTGCGAGGAGACGAACGCAGAGAAACTTGCTCTCACGCTGAAGGACACCTTGTGTCGGCTCCAGGAGTTGCTGCAGCCGACCGTGTAG